The proteins below are encoded in one region of Belonocnema kinseyi isolate 2016_QV_RU_SX_M_011 chromosome 3, B_treatae_v1, whole genome shotgun sequence:
- the LOC117169273 gene encoding protein fem-1 homolog B isoform X1, whose translation MTMTLQTDSTLEMAEKTDLSLSLMNRVYYAARDGMAITLFALLNEKTPEQINCLINQKVLQEDGQRCTPLIVASRFGHDRVVKMLLDKFKPELEEEGTVKFDGYVIEGASALWCAAGAGHLNVVKTLVKAGANVNHPTKTNSTPLRAACFDGRLDIVKYLTDHRANIHTANKYNNTCLMIAAYKGHLDVVSFLLENGANPNESAHCGATALHFASECGHCKIVSELLKHGTKMTKNVSGMTPLIAAAERTRRHVVECLVSREEVKKEETIEAYELLGASYANDKDNYCLSWAYSYLKKGMQLRYSDPENIIYKKRSEPVPAYENWRECENLAQLASIKNDQNALHMESLVIRERILGIHNPEVPHPIIYRGAVFADAARFDRCIDLWLRALKLRQLNNISVVKDLLRFAQVFSQMIHVGVHLQFTQVLSVLEASVIEIERNKTKIHHPEPKDDVDQFIVSKDEMESNITTTLYILTILTKLITLNEKGDKADLGKAHYLVHKLCALQAALRDGQTLLHLAVNAETPVDDFHTNDVCKFPCAATAKLLVQCGADVNAMDNERNTPLHVIVSYEKPISDFMTLHAIIMGLIEAGAHMDTVNSQGKTPYEAATTGVAEIILRTQTKLSLKCMAAKAVKTYNLSYCGSVPQSLESFIELHGSGLNQG comes from the exons ATGACCATGACACTCCAAACGGATTCTACTCTTGAGATGGCTGAGAAAACTGATCTCAGTTTGTCTCTTATGAATCGTGTTTATTATGCAGCTAGGGATGGAATGGCAATTACACTTTTCGCCCTCCTCAACGAAAAAACGCCAGAGCAAATCAATTGTCTCATCAATCAG AAAGTTTTACAAGAAGATGGGCAAAGATGTACTCCCTTAATAGTCGCTTCTCGTTTTGGCCACGACCGAGTGGTAAAAATGTTACTAGATAAATTCAAACCGGAACTAGAAGAAGAGGGAACTGTCAAATTTGATGGCTACGTAATTGAAGGTGCAAGTGCTCTCTGGTGCGCTGCAG GTGCTGGTCATTTAAATGTCGTTAAGACGCTTGTGAAGGCAGGAGCAAATGTTAATCATCCAACGAAAACCAATTCCACGCCTCTGAGGGCTGCTTGTTTTGATGGAAGATTAGATATCGTAAAATATTTAACAGATCACCGAGCTAACATTCACACTGCCAATAAATATAACAATACTTGCTTGATGATTGCTGCTTACAAAGGACATCTCGATGTT gTCAGTTTTCTTTTGGAGAACGGTGCAAATCCAAATGAAAGCGCTCACTGTGGTGCAACCGCGTTGCACTTTGCATCTGAGTGTGGTCACTGTAAAATAGTATCCGAATTATTGAAACACGGTACAAAAATGACAAAGAACGTTAGTGGAATGACGCCATTGATCGCAGCTGCCGAGCGAACGAGAAGACACGTAGTGGAATGTCTAGTGTCGAGGGAAGAGGTCAAAAAAGAAGAAACTATAGAAGCTTACGAATTACTCGGAGCCTCATATGCCAACGATAAGGATAATTATTGTCTTAGTTGGGCCTATTCATATTTAAAGAAAGGAATGCAACTTAG GTACAGTGATcctgaaaatataatatataagaaAAGGTCTGAACCAGTGCCAGCTTATGAAAACTGGCGAGAATGTGAAAATTTGGCACAATTAGCGAGTATTAAAAATGACCAGAACGCCCTTCACATGGAATCGCTAGTTATTAGGGAAAGAATATTAG GAATCCACAATCCGGAAGTGCCACATCCAATTATCTACAGAGGAGCAGTTTTTGCAGATGCCGCTCGATTCGACAGATGCATCGATCTGTGGCTTCGAGCCTTAAAATTAAGACAGTTGAATAATATTTCCGTTGTCAAAGATCTGCTTAGATTTGctcag GTATTCTCCCAGATGATTCACGTGGGTGTCCATCTCCAATTTACACAAGTCTTAAGTGTTCTTGAAGCGAGTGTTATAGAAATTGAGAGAAATAAAACTAAGATCCATCATCCAGAGCCTAAGGATGATGTTGATCAGTTTATCGTAAGTAAA GATGAGATGGAATCGAACATCACAACGACTCTTTACATCTTGACGATTCTAACTAAACTGATAACACTGAATGAGAAAGGAGACAAGGCAGATCTCGGTAAAGCCCATTATTTGGTGCATAAATTATGCGCACTCCAAGCGGCTCTCAGAGATGGGCAGACTCTTTTACATCTGGCTGTGAACGCTGAAACTCCTGTCGATGATTTTCACACGAATGATGTATGCAA ATTTCCTTGTGCAGCTACAGCAAAATTGTTGGTACAGTGTGGTGCTGATGTTAATGCAATGGACAATGAGAGAAACACACCACTTCACGTAATTGTTAGTTATGAAAAACCAATCAG TGATTTCATGACTCTACACGCAATTATAATGGGATTGATAGAAGCTGGAGCCCATATGGACACAGTCAATAGTCAAGGAAAAACACCTTACGAAGCCGCAACGACTG gTGTAGCTGAAATAATATTACGGACTCAGACCAAGTTGTCCCTGAAGTGTATGGCTGCAAAAGCAGTTAAAACATACAACTTGTCCTACTGTGGGAGTGTACCTCAATCCCTGGAGAGTTTTATAGAACTCCACGGATCTGGACTCAATCAAGGTTGA
- the LOC117169273 gene encoding protein fem-1 homolog B isoform X2: MTMTLQTDSTLEMAEKTDLSLSLMNRVYYAARDGMAITLFALLNEKTPEQINCLINQKVLQEDGQRCTPLIVASRFGHDRVVKMLLDKFKPELEEEGTVKFDGYVIEGASALWCAAGAGHLNVVKTLVKAGANVNHPTKTNSTPLRAACFDGRLDIVKYLTDHRANIHTANKYNNTCLMIAAYKGHLDVVSFLLENGANPNESAHCGATALHFASECGHCKIVSELLKHGTKMTKNVSGMTPLIAAAERTRRHVVECLVSREEVKKEETIEAYELLGASYANDKDNYCLSWAYSYLKKGMQLRYSDPENIIYKKRSEPVPAYENWRECENLAQLASIKNDQNALHMESLVIRERILGIHNPEVPHPIIYRGAVFADAARFDRCIDLWLRALKLRQLNNISVVKDLLRFAQVFSQMIHVGVHLQFTQVLSVLEASVIEIERNKTKIHHPEPKDDVDQFIDEMESNITTTLYILTILTKLITLNEKGDKADLGKAHYLVHKLCALQAALRDGQTLLHLAVNAETPVDDFHTNDVCKFPCAATAKLLVQCGADVNAMDNERNTPLHVIVSYEKPISDFMTLHAIIMGLIEAGAHMDTVNSQGKTPYEAATTGVAEIILRTQTKLSLKCMAAKAVKTYNLSYCGSVPQSLESFIELHGSGLNQG; this comes from the exons ATGACCATGACACTCCAAACGGATTCTACTCTTGAGATGGCTGAGAAAACTGATCTCAGTTTGTCTCTTATGAATCGTGTTTATTATGCAGCTAGGGATGGAATGGCAATTACACTTTTCGCCCTCCTCAACGAAAAAACGCCAGAGCAAATCAATTGTCTCATCAATCAG AAAGTTTTACAAGAAGATGGGCAAAGATGTACTCCCTTAATAGTCGCTTCTCGTTTTGGCCACGACCGAGTGGTAAAAATGTTACTAGATAAATTCAAACCGGAACTAGAAGAAGAGGGAACTGTCAAATTTGATGGCTACGTAATTGAAGGTGCAAGTGCTCTCTGGTGCGCTGCAG GTGCTGGTCATTTAAATGTCGTTAAGACGCTTGTGAAGGCAGGAGCAAATGTTAATCATCCAACGAAAACCAATTCCACGCCTCTGAGGGCTGCTTGTTTTGATGGAAGATTAGATATCGTAAAATATTTAACAGATCACCGAGCTAACATTCACACTGCCAATAAATATAACAATACTTGCTTGATGATTGCTGCTTACAAAGGACATCTCGATGTT gTCAGTTTTCTTTTGGAGAACGGTGCAAATCCAAATGAAAGCGCTCACTGTGGTGCAACCGCGTTGCACTTTGCATCTGAGTGTGGTCACTGTAAAATAGTATCCGAATTATTGAAACACGGTACAAAAATGACAAAGAACGTTAGTGGAATGACGCCATTGATCGCAGCTGCCGAGCGAACGAGAAGACACGTAGTGGAATGTCTAGTGTCGAGGGAAGAGGTCAAAAAAGAAGAAACTATAGAAGCTTACGAATTACTCGGAGCCTCATATGCCAACGATAAGGATAATTATTGTCTTAGTTGGGCCTATTCATATTTAAAGAAAGGAATGCAACTTAG GTACAGTGATcctgaaaatataatatataagaaAAGGTCTGAACCAGTGCCAGCTTATGAAAACTGGCGAGAATGTGAAAATTTGGCACAATTAGCGAGTATTAAAAATGACCAGAACGCCCTTCACATGGAATCGCTAGTTATTAGGGAAAGAATATTAG GAATCCACAATCCGGAAGTGCCACATCCAATTATCTACAGAGGAGCAGTTTTTGCAGATGCCGCTCGATTCGACAGATGCATCGATCTGTGGCTTCGAGCCTTAAAATTAAGACAGTTGAATAATATTTCCGTTGTCAAAGATCTGCTTAGATTTGctcag GTATTCTCCCAGATGATTCACGTGGGTGTCCATCTCCAATTTACACAAGTCTTAAGTGTTCTTGAAGCGAGTGTTATAGAAATTGAGAGAAATAAAACTAAGATCCATCATCCAGAGCCTAAGGATGATGTTGATCAGTTTATC GATGAGATGGAATCGAACATCACAACGACTCTTTACATCTTGACGATTCTAACTAAACTGATAACACTGAATGAGAAAGGAGACAAGGCAGATCTCGGTAAAGCCCATTATTTGGTGCATAAATTATGCGCACTCCAAGCGGCTCTCAGAGATGGGCAGACTCTTTTACATCTGGCTGTGAACGCTGAAACTCCTGTCGATGATTTTCACACGAATGATGTATGCAA ATTTCCTTGTGCAGCTACAGCAAAATTGTTGGTACAGTGTGGTGCTGATGTTAATGCAATGGACAATGAGAGAAACACACCACTTCACGTAATTGTTAGTTATGAAAAACCAATCAG TGATTTCATGACTCTACACGCAATTATAATGGGATTGATAGAAGCTGGAGCCCATATGGACACAGTCAATAGTCAAGGAAAAACACCTTACGAAGCCGCAACGACTG gTGTAGCTGAAATAATATTACGGACTCAGACCAAGTTGTCCCTGAAGTGTATGGCTGCAAAAGCAGTTAAAACATACAACTTGTCCTACTGTGGGAGTGTACCTCAATCCCTGGAGAGTTTTATAGAACTCCACGGATCTGGACTCAATCAAGGTTGA